GAAGCCCGGCCGCTGCGCTTCGTCGACTACGTCAAGCCCGGTCTGCTGAAGCGCCTGTTCGGAGGCAAGTAAGATGTCCCTGCTCTCCCTGCTCTTCGGCAACAAGCCAAAATCCGCCCAGGTGGCGAAGGAGCGCTTGCAACTGATCATCGCCCACGAACGCGATGGCGGCGGCAACGCCAATTTTCTGCCCGAACTGCAACGCGAACTGATCGCAGTGATCTCGAAATACGTCAAGATCAACCAGGACGACATCCGCGTGTCGCTGGAAAAGCAGGACCGCTACGAGGTCCTGGAAGTCAATATCGTGCTACCGGAAAAGGACTGAATCGGCGCCGCGTGGCAGTTCGCTGCTGCGCGGCCGGTTCTCGCCGGACAAAAAAAGCGGGGCCCGAAGGCCCCGTGAAAAAAGAGATGACGGTTGCTGTTCTCCCGTTATCTCTCCCGCAGAGTGGTCGTTTCGATCAACTGCCCGACCCGGAAGTCAAGACAGTTCATCGTTGCAAGGAAGCGTCGGCATTGCTGCCGAACACCACGACCAGGATGACAAAAATTGCCGCGATGAAAGCCAGTGCCTGCAGGCGTACGCCAAAACCGAGCACCGACATCTGCCAGAGATCAGCCAGACCGCCAAGCAGCAAAGCCAGCACGGACAGCAACGTCCCCGCGAGCAGCGCGGCAAACGAGCGCCGCAATGCCAGACGCGGAAGCAGGCGGCCCATCGGAGCGGAGGCTGGTTTCATCGCAATCTTCGCTTACATGTTCGGATAGTTCGGACCGCCGCCACCTTCGGGTACCGTCCACATGATGTTCTGGGTCGGGTCCTTGATGTCGCAGGTCTTGCAGTGCAGGCAATTCTGGGCGTTGATCTGCAAGCGCGGCTGGCCTTCTTCCTCGCCGAGGATTTCATAAACCCCGGCCGGGCAGTAACGGGTTTCCGGTGCGCCGAAGCGGGCGTAGTTCACGCTGATCGGCACCGACTCGTCCTTGAGCCGCAAATGGCTGGGCTGGTTTTCCTCGTGGTTGGTCGCCGACAGGAACACCGACGACAGGCGGTCGAAGGTCAGCTTGCCGTCCGGCTTGGGATAGTCGATCTTCGGATGACTGTTCTTGTCGCCGAGCTGCGTGTGATCCTCGTGATGATGCAGGGTCCACGGCGCCTTGCCGCCAAAGACGTAGGTGTCGATGGCACCGTAGGCCAGCGCGCCCCACAAGCCCCACTTAAAGGCCGGGCGGATGTTGCGCACTCGATACAACTCGTCCCACAACCAGCTTTGCTTGATCTGCTCGCCGTAGGCAGTGGCTTCGCTGCCGGCATTTTCAACGGCGAGGTGGGCAAAGACCGCTTCGGCCGCGACCATCCCCGACTTCATCGCCATGTGCGTGCCCTTGATCTTGGGCACGTTGAGGAAGCCGGCGGTGTCGCCGACCAGCAGGCCGCCCGGGAAGGTCAGCTTGGGAATCGACTGGTAACCGCCTTCGGACAGAGCACGGGCGCCGTAGGAAATCCGGCGGGCACCTTCGAAGTAAGCGCGAATCGACGGATGCGTCTTGTAACGCTGGAATTCTTCGTAGGGCGACAGCCACGGGTTTTTGTAGTCGAGACCGACCACCATCCCGACCGCGACCAGGTTGTTTTCCAGGTGATAGAGGAAGGAGCCGCCGTAGGTATCGCTCTGCAGCGGCCAACCGACGGTGTGCACGATCAGGCCAGGCTGATGCTTGGCCGGGTCGATCTCCCACAGTTCCTTGATGCCGATGCCGTAGGTTTGCGGATCGACGCCTTCGCGCAGATTGAATTTGGCCCACAGGTCCTTGGTCAAGGAGCCACGGCAGCCCTCGGCAAAAATCGTCTGCTTGGCGTGCAGTTCCATCCCCGGCTGGAAGCTGTGCGACGGTTGCCCGTCCTTGCCCAGCCCCATGTCGCCGGTGGCCACGCCCTTGACCGAACCGTCCTCGTGATAGAGGACTTCGGCCGCAGCAAAGCCGGGATAGATTTCGACGCCGAGGGCTTCGGCCTGCTCACCCAGCCAGCGGCAGAGGTTGCCGAGGCTGATGATGTAGTTGCCGTGGTTGCTCATCTGCGGCGGCGTCGGCAGCTTGAACGAGCCACCTTCGCTGAGATAGAGCAGGCGGTCTTCACCGGCCGGCGTGTTCAGCGGTGCACCGCGTTCCTGCCAGTCGGGGAAGAGCTCGGCCAGCGCACGCGGCTCAAGCACCGCGCCGGAAAGGATATGCGCACCGATTTCGGAGCCCTTTTCCAGCAGGCACACCGAAACCTCGCGGCCGGCTTCTTCCGCCAGTTGTTTGACGCGGATCGCCGCAGCCAGCCCCGAAGGGCCACCACCGACGATCACGACGTCGTATTCCATCGCATCGCGATCAGTACGCATGACGCTTCCCGACTTAAACGGCGGCCGCCAGTTGCGGCACGGCTTCGAACAGGTCGGCGACCAGGCCGTAGTCGGCGATCTGGAAGATCGGCGCTTCCGGGTCCTTGTTGATCGCAACGATCACCTTGGAGTCCTTCATCCCGGCCAGGTGCTGGATCGCGCCGGAGATACCAACGGCGATATAGACCTGCGGCGCGACGATCTTGCCGGTCTGGCCGACCTGGTAGT
This genomic window from Dechloromonas sp. ZY10 contains:
- a CDS encoding electron transfer flavoprotein-ubiquinone oxidoreductase, producing MRTDRDAMEYDVVIVGGGPSGLAAAIRVKQLAEEAGREVSVCLLEKGSEIGAHILSGAVLEPRALAELFPDWQERGAPLNTPAGEDRLLYLSEGGSFKLPTPPQMSNHGNYIISLGNLCRWLGEQAEALGVEIYPGFAAAEVLYHEDGSVKGVATGDMGLGKDGQPSHSFQPGMELHAKQTIFAEGCRGSLTKDLWAKFNLREGVDPQTYGIGIKELWEIDPAKHQPGLIVHTVGWPLQSDTYGGSFLYHLENNLVAVGMVVGLDYKNPWLSPYEEFQRYKTHPSIRAYFEGARRISYGARALSEGGYQSIPKLTFPGGLLVGDTAGFLNVPKIKGTHMAMKSGMVAAEAVFAHLAVENAGSEATAYGEQIKQSWLWDELYRVRNIRPAFKWGLWGALAYGAIDTYVFGGKAPWTLHHHEDHTQLGDKNSHPKIDYPKPDGKLTFDRLSSVFLSATNHEENQPSHLRLKDESVPISVNYARFGAPETRYCPAGVYEILGEEEGQPRLQINAQNCLHCKTCDIKDPTQNIMWTVPEGGGGPNYPNM
- the minE gene encoding cell division topological specificity factor MinE; the encoded protein is MSLLSLLFGNKPKSAQVAKERLQLIIAHERDGGGNANFLPELQRELIAVISKYVKINQDDIRVSLEKQDRYEVLEVNIVLPEKD